In one Neobacillus sp. CF12 genomic region, the following are encoded:
- a CDS encoding glycoside hydrolase family 88 protein produces MPRFEYDENELKEMIDTVVRRTMNIDFTWSWSCGVAFYGIGKAWEVTGNQEYIDFMVKWVDEYLDLGLPPMNVNACAMGHTMLTLHEATGDAKYLDLALMKAEYLRKDAIRFGDGVFQHTVSSKNDFPEQAWADTLFMAAYFLLRIGFKLDNKEYIDDALKQFYWHEEYLQDNKTNLFYHAWDNVRKDHLSAIYWARANAWAAYTMAQAFRMLNPFMPMWMQIDGALGDQLSALVRLQSGEGMWHTILNDDTSYLETSATAGIAAALTVNAHPLHQKYVAKAYEGIVSNIDEDGSVRNVSAGTAVMYTAEDYNLVPKKRVQGWGQGLVLAFLAALLKKQELSQKTKIATENGSESIEIRTGEK; encoded by the coding sequence ATGCCTAGGTTTGAATATGATGAAAACGAATTAAAGGAAATGATTGACACCGTAGTCCGAAGAACAATGAATATAGATTTTACATGGAGCTGGTCATGCGGGGTAGCTTTTTATGGTATAGGAAAAGCCTGGGAGGTTACCGGAAACCAGGAATATATTGATTTCATGGTCAAATGGGTAGACGAATACCTTGATTTAGGGCTTCCCCCAATGAATGTTAACGCTTGTGCTATGGGACATACAATGTTGACCCTGCATGAAGCCACAGGGGATGCAAAATACCTTGATCTTGCACTGATGAAAGCTGAGTATCTTAGAAAGGATGCAATCCGTTTCGGAGATGGAGTATTCCAGCATACAGTTTCATCAAAAAATGACTTTCCGGAACAGGCATGGGCAGATACTTTGTTCATGGCAGCATACTTCCTGCTTCGTATTGGATTTAAGCTTGATAACAAGGAATATATCGATGATGCATTGAAACAGTTCTATTGGCATGAGGAGTACCTGCAAGACAATAAGACAAACTTGTTCTATCACGCGTGGGACAATGTTAGAAAGGATCATCTATCCGCCATTTATTGGGCAAGGGCAAATGCATGGGCGGCTTACACGATGGCACAGGCTTTCAGAATGCTCAATCCCTTTATGCCTATGTGGATGCAGATTGACGGAGCTCTTGGTGACCAATTGAGTGCGCTGGTAAGACTACAGTCAGGAGAGGGTATGTGGCATACCATCTTAAACGATGATACCTCCTACCTTGAAACTTCGGCAACAGCCGGTATTGCCGCTGCATTGACAGTAAACGCACATCCATTGCATCAGAAATATGTCGCAAAAGCTTATGAGGGAATCGTATCAAACATTGATGAAGACGGTTCGGTTAGAAATGTTTCTGCGGGAACGGCCGTAATGTACACTGCGGAAGACTACAATTTGGTTCCAAAAAAAAGGGTACAGGGATGGGGTCAAGGGCTTGTTCTTGCATTCCTAGCTGCGCTGCTAAAAAAACAAGAATTAAGTCAAAAAACGAAGATAGCGACAGAGAATGGGAGTGAATCAATTGAAATCAGAACAGGTGAAAAATAA
- a CDS encoding oligogalacturonate lyase family protein — protein sequence MRNFTTYRDSVTGYEIRQYTQGQERNTKLYFTTENFTTDDRYFFFNQQIPSGLKNEVYQGTGDLYKAEVESGELKLVAGSEYSGFAMDRFENYGVMTKGNVVCRYECDSDKIIELGALPAGGHITGHLTTSKSGMIVCSYKQKNCIYALVTLDPQTGKSEVVYQSDYNLGHAQVCPTDENTIFFIHETGGDALQRMWLFDVTTSTARPYYVESEGDWITHEVWTADGENIVFMKLPSYLMMGTKDGQNFRIITKEDQLLHPGVSRDSKWLCADRIGYLGVESPNLVYLVNGETGNSLVLANTDTPRSGADHLHPSFNRKGDMILFNRPFDNGSTQVCLIDLNQVERP from the coding sequence ATGCGAAATTTTACAACATACAGGGATTCTGTTACAGGATATGAGATACGTCAGTATACTCAAGGACAAGAACGCAATACTAAGCTATATTTCACAACCGAGAATTTTACTACAGATGACCGTTATTTCTTCTTCAACCAGCAGATTCCCTCGGGTTTGAAAAATGAGGTCTACCAAGGAACAGGAGATCTTTACAAAGCAGAGGTCGAATCTGGCGAACTGAAGCTGGTAGCAGGCAGTGAATACAGTGGCTTTGCCATGGACAGGTTTGAAAACTACGGGGTGATGACAAAGGGGAATGTCGTTTGCCGCTATGAATGCGACAGCGATAAAATCATTGAATTGGGTGCTCTCCCCGCTGGCGGTCATATTACGGGGCATTTAACTACTAGCAAAAGCGGGATGATTGTTTGCAGTTATAAACAAAAAAACTGCATTTACGCCTTGGTTACATTGGATCCTCAAACCGGAAAAAGTGAAGTAGTCTATCAAAGTGATTATAACTTGGGGCATGCGCAGGTTTGTCCCACCGATGAAAATACGATTTTCTTCATTCATGAAACAGGTGGCGATGCTTTGCAGCGGATGTGGCTTTTTGATGTCACCACTTCTACCGCACGGCCGTACTACGTCGAATCCGAGGGAGATTGGATTACCCACGAGGTCTGGACTGCTGATGGTGAAAACATTGTGTTCATGAAGCTGCCGTCTTATCTAATGATGGGGACAAAAGACGGTCAAAATTTCCGCATCATTACCAAGGAAGATCAGCTCCTCCACCCCGGAGTTTCACGTGACTCAAAATGGTTATGCGCGGACCGTATCGGTTACCTTGGCGTAGAAAGCCCTAATCTGGTTTATCTTGTAAATGGCGAAACAGGTAATTCCCTCGTACTCGCCAATACGGATACACCAAGAAGCGGTGCGGATCATCTTCACCCTTCTTTTAACCGCAAGGGCGATATGATCTTGTTTAACCGTCCGTTTGACAACGGAAGTACACAGGTTTGCCTCATTGATTTAAACCAAGTTGAAAGACCCTAG
- a CDS encoding metallophosphoesterase, with translation MKDIKVKDEDLKTQNGLSEGMDRRAFLQKTTMVVGAAMGASLVGSLTSLPISAASNSSIIESKKVKPKLVFPVISDVHMNKNSNQTLEKFKSTLDQLNLLVPKQDAFVVVGDLTDNGYTEEYDKFFSAYNAKKQKHADSMIAIGNHDYWNGLSVSDAQKRFLERSGMESIYFHKVIKGYHFIILGTEDGLTEGTFSITQINWLAQQLKQAAQNDPNKPIFVFHHQPIMGTVYGSEWGFTENRDLFYNTLAPYPQVISFSGHTHYPLDDPKIIHQKDFTSIGTSTGAYLWLDAGRIQGEVPEGADILNQALIVEVYNDKVLLKRRDIHNNNWTAEPFVISLPAKKNEFIYTVDRDKKAPFFTKDALISINHELTTPTSLAVMFTQAKDDLLVHDYKVEITDSTQGQKVKEFLAFSEFYSDPIPNPLTLQIDGLQPNTLYEINVFALDAFENQSQNALKVLGKTTDGEIKDITITLSKNTLTGTTETVDVLVENARVPQSDWIGVYEVSETPGNVPAIWWEYTKVTNGTYRVSYDPSKNSYPGRYQSGKTYKFVYFYGSGYDAVTHATFTVN, from the coding sequence ATGAAAGACATCAAGGTAAAAGATGAAGACTTAAAAACTCAGAATGGATTAAGTGAGGGAATGGATCGACGTGCCTTTTTGCAGAAAACTACGATGGTTGTTGGAGCGGCGATGGGAGCATCTTTAGTGGGCTCATTGACGAGCCTGCCTATTAGCGCTGCATCTAACTCTTCCATCATTGAATCCAAAAAAGTCAAGCCAAAGCTTGTATTTCCAGTCATTAGTGATGTACATATGAACAAAAACAGTAATCAAACATTAGAAAAATTCAAATCAACATTAGATCAATTAAATCTACTAGTCCCAAAGCAGGATGCATTTGTGGTAGTAGGAGATTTAACGGATAATGGTTACACGGAAGAATATGATAAGTTTTTCTCAGCTTATAATGCAAAAAAACAAAAACATGCGGATTCCATGATTGCCATCGGAAACCATGATTATTGGAATGGGCTTTCGGTTTCAGATGCTCAAAAACGATTCCTTGAAAGGTCAGGGATGGAATCGATTTACTTTCACAAAGTAATTAAAGGTTATCATTTTATTATCCTTGGAACAGAAGATGGTCTAACAGAAGGTACTTTTTCAATAACTCAAATTAATTGGTTAGCACAACAGTTAAAGCAGGCAGCACAGAATGATCCGAACAAACCGATTTTTGTGTTCCATCATCAGCCGATTATGGGGACGGTTTATGGAAGTGAATGGGGCTTTACGGAAAATAGGGATTTATTCTACAATACATTAGCACCCTATCCACAGGTGATTTCGTTTTCTGGTCACACCCACTATCCATTAGATGACCCTAAAATTATCCATCAAAAGGACTTTACATCCATCGGAACCTCCACGGGTGCTTATTTGTGGCTCGATGCTGGAAGAATACAAGGGGAAGTGCCGGAAGGAGCGGACATCCTTAATCAGGCACTCATCGTTGAAGTGTACAATGACAAGGTATTACTCAAGCGACGTGATATTCATAACAATAATTGGACAGCTGAACCTTTTGTAATCAGCTTACCTGCTAAAAAAAATGAATTTATCTATACAGTAGATCGAGATAAAAAGGCTCCATTTTTCACAAAGGATGCGTTAATTTCGATTAATCACGAACTCACAACACCAACAAGCCTTGCCGTTATGTTTACTCAAGCGAAGGATGACTTGCTGGTTCATGATTATAAGGTAGAAATCACTGATTCGACCCAAGGGCAAAAAGTGAAAGAATTCCTTGCATTCTCGGAATTTTATAGCGATCCGATTCCTAATCCGCTTACCTTACAAATAGATGGATTACAGCCGAATACATTATATGAGATCAACGTATTTGCACTAGATGCATTTGAGAACCAAAGTCAAAATGCATTAAAGGTTTTAGGAAAAACAACTGACGGTGAAATAAAGGATATCACGATTACTCTGTCCAAAAATACATTAACCGGAACGACCGAAACAGTCGATGTATTGGTAGAAAACGCAAGAGTTCCACAAAGTGACTGGATTGGAGTATATGAAGTCAGTGAAACTCCTGGGAATGTACCAGCCATTTGGTGGGAGTATACAAAAGTAACGAATGGAACATATAGAGTTTCGTATGATCCAAGTAAGAATTCTTATCCAGGTCGATATCAGTCAGGCAAGACGTATAAGTTCGTATATTTCTACGGCAGTGGATATGATGCCGTCACACATGCAACCTTTACAGTAAACTAA
- a CDS encoding rhamnogalacturonan lyase, with amino-acid sequence MGVNQLKSEQVKNKLESEVDSAVQLEYLDRGLAAASTSEGIFLSWRLLGNEVTGFTDKGLIGPDFNLYRDGVLIATIYDSTNFLDRDGTGSSSYYVCAIVEGKEIDRSAEVTPWESTYYEIPLQKPNSGVTPAGETYTYSANDMSVGDVDGDGQYEYFVKWDPSNSKDVSHSGYTGPVFIDCYKLDGTLLYRIDLGVNIRAGAHYTQFLVYDFDGDGKAELIFKTAPGTKVIRYNQEGNGVSESYITMLQEDVAAGYSHNDDYRMSSTDYYEHLVDMFLSWHEHEEVVAGHWPLTLEECFGIDNLYSYPLNRADAVRLVDYFLDVYAQKRSNRNNLRAFEGFILNGPEYLTIFNGLTGEELETIRYKPGRHDDGLMWGDYAWNRIEPGNRVDRFLAGVAYLDGQKPYAVFARGYYTRAAVVSYSWDGTHLKENWFTDSGWITMDNPFNDSLHLADGRSEAFGSLAKQGAHSLSVADVDGDGCHEIIYGSATIDHDGTILYSSKGILPEGSAAPGEIAKLGHGDALHVTNIDPDRPGLEIFMVHESGVRGPYGYTLRDAATGEVLYGAFATDDIGRGMIGQVDPEYRGLQTWTLEDPSSHETFGLMSAKGEQINQKVPGTNMNIKWAADMTTQIISGALGQPVTIDDWKRGRLVTAEETTSNNHTKGNPCLVADIFGDWREELLVRTTDSSAIRIYMSTEITDRKLYTLMHDTQYRSEIARQNVVYNQPGYTSFYFASDIDWSTVPIPNLHTPRVVK; translated from the coding sequence ATGGGAGTGAATCAATTGAAATCAGAACAGGTGAAAAATAAGCTAGAGTCAGAAGTTGATTCTGCAGTACAGCTTGAATATCTGGATCGGGGGTTAGCTGCTGCTTCAACATCAGAAGGGATATTTCTTAGCTGGAGATTGCTGGGGAATGAAGTGACTGGTTTTACCGATAAAGGGCTTATTGGACCTGATTTTAACCTTTATCGCGATGGAGTCCTCATCGCAACGATTTATGATAGCACCAACTTTTTGGATCGTGATGGGACAGGCTCCTCATCCTATTATGTTTGCGCAATCGTGGAAGGAAAAGAGATTGACCGCAGCGCGGAGGTAACCCCTTGGGAGAGTACATACTATGAAATTCCTTTGCAAAAGCCAAACAGCGGCGTTACGCCAGCTGGAGAGACCTATACATACTCTGCTAATGATATGAGCGTCGGGGATGTGGACGGTGATGGCCAGTACGAATATTTTGTCAAATGGGATCCTTCCAATTCCAAGGATGTGTCGCATTCCGGCTATACTGGCCCGGTTTTTATCGACTGCTATAAGTTGGACGGGACACTGCTTTATCGGATTGATTTAGGCGTTAACATTCGGGCAGGCGCACACTATACGCAATTCCTCGTGTACGATTTTGATGGGGACGGCAAAGCGGAATTGATTTTTAAGACCGCCCCTGGAACGAAGGTCATTCGATACAATCAGGAAGGGAATGGTGTTTCCGAAAGCTATATCACGATGCTTCAAGAAGATGTGGCGGCCGGTTACAGCCATAATGACGATTATCGGATGAGCAGTACCGATTATTACGAGCATCTTGTGGACATGTTCTTGAGTTGGCATGAGCATGAAGAGGTAGTTGCCGGCCATTGGCCATTAACTCTTGAGGAATGTTTCGGGATTGATAATCTGTACTCTTATCCGTTGAACCGGGCAGATGCCGTACGGCTGGTCGATTATTTTTTAGACGTTTATGCGCAAAAGAGGAGCAACCGCAATAACCTACGGGCATTTGAAGGATTTATTTTAAATGGCCCAGAATATTTAACTATTTTTAATGGACTGACGGGAGAAGAACTCGAAACAATCCGCTATAAGCCTGGACGGCATGACGACGGCCTCATGTGGGGTGATTATGCTTGGAACCGCATTGAACCGGGAAACCGGGTAGATCGTTTCCTTGCCGGTGTAGCCTATCTAGATGGACAAAAACCATATGCAGTCTTTGCTCGGGGCTATTACACAAGAGCCGCTGTCGTTTCCTACTCTTGGGATGGGACTCATCTGAAAGAGAATTGGTTTACCGATAGCGGTTGGATCACGATGGATAATCCATTCAACGACAGTCTTCATTTGGCCGACGGTCGAAGCGAGGCGTTTGGCAGTCTTGCGAAGCAAGGAGCACATTCTTTGAGCGTTGCGGATGTTGACGGTGACGGCTGTCATGAAATCATATACGGCTCGGCTACGATCGACCATGATGGAACCATTCTATACAGCTCAAAAGGCATACTGCCGGAAGGGAGTGCTGCGCCGGGAGAGATTGCTAAACTGGGCCACGGCGATGCTCTTCATGTAACGAATATCGATCCAGATCGCCCTGGTCTGGAAATATTCATGGTTCATGAGAGCGGCGTACGAGGACCTTATGGATATACGCTGCGCGATGCGGCGACAGGTGAAGTGCTATATGGTGCTTTTGCGACAGATGATATAGGTCGTGGGATGATCGGTCAGGTTGACCCAGAGTATCGGGGACTTCAGACTTGGACATTGGAAGATCCTTCAAGTCATGAGACCTTCGGCTTGATGAGTGCAAAGGGAGAACAGATTAATCAGAAGGTACCAGGGACTAATATGAACATTAAGTGGGCGGCTGACATGACCACTCAAATCATCAGTGGCGCTTTGGGTCAGCCTGTCACAATCGACGATTGGAAAAGAGGCCGTTTGGTTACGGCGGAAGAGACAACCTCCAACAATCATACGAAGGGCAATCCATGCCTTGTTGCAGACATATTCGGGGACTGGCGGGAAGAACTTCTCGTTCGAACCACTGACAGTTCGGCGATTCGAATCTATATGAGCACCGAGATTACCGACCGCAAATTGTATACATTGATGCACGATACACAATACAGAAGCGAGATCGCAAGGCAAAATGTCGTATACAACCAGCCAGGCTATACAAGCTTTTATTTCGCATCCGATATCGATTGGTCGACCGTCCCGATACCGAACCTTCATACACCGCGTGTAGTCAAGTAA
- a CDS encoding AraC family transcriptional regulator has translation MRTYYYNPETPYRVNPDLHLLFWGREECAPGHAVGPMVRDIYVIHFIHNGSGVVQVGKHTFSLEAGQAFLIYPDVLTFYKADMHSPWVYTWLAFSGEQVEPILARTRLTPEQPVFPMDIKIMPDMYNQLTMVSEKEPGSDLKIKALMYEFLSVLTETVPLSVPASSSPNRRDTYIVQGMEYIHAHYHEQVSIEQLASFVRLDRKYFSAIFKESLGLTPQQYLLQYRMNKACELLRKGQYNVGEVAQSVGYSDALLFSRMFKKIIGTAPKHYRQQTSHSDINP, from the coding sequence TTGAGAACTTATTATTATAATCCGGAAACACCGTACCGTGTGAACCCGGATTTGCATCTGCTTTTCTGGGGAAGGGAGGAGTGTGCTCCGGGACATGCCGTAGGTCCGATGGTTCGGGACATCTACGTCATTCATTTTATTCATAATGGCTCTGGAGTCGTCCAAGTTGGGAAGCATACCTTTTCACTTGAAGCGGGGCAAGCCTTTCTCATTTATCCGGATGTTTTGACCTTTTATAAGGCGGACATGCACTCACCCTGGGTTTACACGTGGCTGGCCTTTTCCGGTGAGCAGGTAGAACCTATTTTGGCGCGTACACGGCTGACCCCGGAGCAGCCGGTGTTTCCTATGGACATTAAGATCATGCCTGATATGTATAATCAATTAACGATGGTTTCCGAAAAAGAACCTGGCTCCGATCTAAAGATCAAAGCGCTTATGTATGAATTTTTATCCGTGCTCACAGAGACTGTCCCGCTTTCCGTCCCAGCGAGTTCAAGCCCAAATAGACGGGACACCTATATCGTGCAAGGCATGGAATATATTCATGCTCACTATCATGAACAGGTATCCATTGAACAACTAGCTTCATTTGTTCGGCTGGACCGCAAATATTTCTCCGCCATATTTAAGGAATCGCTAGGACTGACACCTCAGCAATATCTGCTGCAATACCGGATGAATAAGGCTTGCGAACTACTTAGGAAAGGGCAGTATAACGTTGGAGAGGTCGCCCAATCCGTGGGATATTCAGACGCACTGTTGTTTTCAAGGATGTTTAAAAAAATAATAGGAACCGCTCCGAAGCATTATCGCCAACAGACCAGCCATTCCGACATAAATCCATAA